The genomic stretch CCACGAGCCCAAACACTCTTGGATCATCTTGATGCTGCAACATTGTCTCTCGATCCACTTGCACGCATGGCTAGATTGAGCAGATTGTCAGCTCCAGATCTTAAATCCTCAGCATCAGTAGGATTATGGAGATCTACCCAGTACTTCATAAAAACAACAGAATAAGCATATTAGAACAATTGGATAATTAATTAATTTCCCTTCAAAACAAGCTCTATTACACAACTTGAAAATCACCCAACAGATGGAAGCAATGCCAGCAATCTGGTACCCATTGCACTCCACATAAACTTGGCAGCAGTACATTTGTTACAAAACTGACATAACAGATTATCTATCCAGTCACGTTTCAGCAGATTATCTTTAGTTCCAATGGCATTATGCCACATCAGCCACAGCCAAATTTTGTTGTTCAAAGGGATTCTGCTCTTCCACACAGATGCTTAAAGGATCTATTCATCCCATTGCTATACAGGTGTTTGTAAACAGAATTCACACTAGCCATTTTTTGTCCATTTCCAGAAAGGCATGTCTGTATTATCATCAGAAAGGTTGGTTTGAATCAGAAGTCTAATCAATCCACTCGTCTATTCCCGAGGATCAACAGTCAACCATCTTCTAAAGGAGAATCCCCAACCAAGAGAGCCAGAATCTGCAACTGTGATATTTTGTTCATTTGCACCTATGTAGGTGCTTTTGTGGCTTATAAGCCAAATGCCAAAAGCTAAAATTAAGCTCAACCAAACACCCTGGCGCCTGAAGCTGGAAGCTCAGACCAGCCATATTTGCCAGCCACCCCCATGCCATGGCAAAACTCAAGAAGAGCACTGGGAGAAGACCAGCAAGTACCTTATATGGAATTCATGCATACACCCCGGAGAATGGATCCCTTTCTTTCATATGCTAGGATCCCTTTTGCTGGTCCAAAAACTTCATACTATGTCCTTGGTATAGGAGGAAGGCTTGAACAAGTGACATATATCAAGGATCCTACCAGTTCTGTATATGTGGTCGTTACAGACTTACCGTGTACATCATGACTCTTAttttgagcaaaaaaaaaaaacacattggAAGACTTCGCAAGATACACTTCTAAGGCCACAATAAAATCCTCAGGACCGTGCGTGGATCTCGATGTTGTCGATCAGCCTAACCTTTCCAAACCATGCAGCGACACAGATGACGACAGGGCGATCTATCGTCTCCACAGGTACCAAACTCTCTTGCTCCACAATCTGCATTGGGATCACAAGTTCAATCAATGGAAATAAAAGTTAATTGTATCCTTTCTGTTAGATTAGCAATATGCTGTTCAAAGGAAAACGTCGACAATTATGCTGAATTTGGTTGTCTGATGCTATAAACTATAAAAGTACCATGTCGATTTCGAACGTTCTCAAAGAAAAAACCAGAATCAGTGTCACAACAAAACGGAAAAAGGAAAACACAATTAGTAAGTTGGTCCGAAAAGGTTTCATAAGATGGTCAGTTTGGCATTATTCATTTTCGGAATAACCAAGTTGGAACTTTTAATATAAACAGCAGtatgttgctcaagaagaaatatCTAAACATTTATGCTGGATTTGAGCCTTGAGGTACAGGTACTACTTGTTTGACAGTCTGACTACAAACTATAACATGTAGATTTCAAATACCGGCAAAAAAAGAAGATTTCCAAAGTTCCGAAGGAGATAACTAGCATTAATATTTTAACACGTATTCAGTAAAATATTACAACACAAAACTAAATAAATTGCTTCAAGGAGAACATCGGCTTTTGAATGAATACGAAAAAGGCTCAAATATTACCTCAACATAGTCAACCTGACCACCAGCTTCAGTCAGTGTCTGCACTATTTGTTTCTTTATATGTTCGCCTGCACTCTTGCTATGATTCAGTGCAGCAGTTCTAGCATTTACCAATGATCTATTAATGGATAACGCCTACAAAAGAAACAACAATAATCAAAGAACAGTTTAAAAATCAATGATATATAGTACAAAATATTTATAAATCATCATATATGGTATCAAAATCATCTGCTCCATGACATGCGTCGACTTCTTAGTGTAGTCTTGTGGGTTGACCAAAACTTCAATAGAAGACAATCATGAATGATACAACACTGACAAATTTAGCTGTGTTTTATAAATGCACCTTACAGAAGTCGGTGATTTTTTTTATCAGTTTAAGTAAAAGACAAACCTTCTCCCTTTCCTCACGTGATAGATGCACATTGCGAGAGCTCATGGCAAGGCCGTCGGCTTCACGCACTATTTCTGATCCTATTATCTCTATGGCAAAGTCAAGGTCACGAACCTGAAAACCACATGAGCATATCTCAGTAACTGAAGCAGCTGAAAATACTCTGAACTAATAGAATCATCATTTGAAAAATGTGACTGAAGGCCTGAAGCAtcgaaacagaaacagaaacataCAAGGTATCCATATGATAGTCGATTCAAATTGATTATTTAGTCGTAGCAAAAACTCCCCCAAATAACCATTAGGCGCTGCACAAAATTATGCATCAGGTTATCAAGCTGCCCAGCAAGGAAATCTAATGTACCAAAAACGATGTGCAAATAAAGCTGGCTGCTGGGGAGAACAACCTGAACACAGGTAGAGGGCAAGTACAAGATGAGAACCGACCAAACAAACTTACACTGAGAATATATTTACTCATTTAGATTGCACATTGACATTGATTTTGCGACAAACAGGATAAACTAGAGAACATGATTGCGAAACATGAGAACGAACTGCAAATGCAGAGTGATATCAAATCGGTCAATTACCATTCGGCAGATAAGTCGCCACTGCTGGTAATCCTTCTTCCCAAAAACGGCGACGTCGGGCTCGACGATGTTGAACAACTTGGCCACCACGGTGGCAACTCCACGGAAGAAGACGGGCCGGCTGCTCCCGCACAGCCCCTTCTCCAGCCGCTCCACCCGAATCCACGTCTCGTGGCCGTCCCCACCCACCGCCGCCTCCAGGCAGGAGACAGCTGCATCCCCGGAAGCACCGACGGCGGTATGGCCGGGGGCGCCGCGGATGTAGAGGTCCGGGGGGTTGAAGACGGCGTGGACGGCGCCGGTGGAGGCGAGCTTGCGGAGGTCCCCGGCGAGGTCGGAGGGGTAGGTGGCAAGGTCCTCGGTGGGCGCGAACTGGCTGGGGTTGACGTAGATGGAGAC from Lolium rigidum isolate FL_2022 chromosome 4, APGP_CSIRO_Lrig_0.1, whole genome shotgun sequence encodes the following:
- the LOC124707507 gene encoding pantoate--beta-alanine ligase-like gives rise to the protein MAAAAREPEVIRDKAAMRAWSRRRRAEGRTVVLVPTMGFLHEGHLSLVSEAAATAGPIAVVVSIYVNPSQFAPTEDLATYPSDLAGDLRKLASTGAVHAVFNPPDLYIRGAPGHTAVGASGDAAVSCLEAAVGGDGHETWIRVERLEKGLCGSSRPVFFRGVATVVAKLFNIVEPDVAVFGKKDYQQWRLICRMVRDLDFAIEIIGSEIVREADGLAMSSRNVHLSREEREKALSINRSLVNARTAALNHSKSAGEHIKKQIVQTLTEAGGQVDYVEIVEQESLVPVETIDRPVVICVAAWFGKVRLIDNIEIHARS